The genomic stretch GCAGCCTTGCGGGATTTAGCCTTGCGggatttttgtttaaaaaaatggtGGTACTCTCTTTCAATCAAGATATTCGATCCCAGCTTACAAATTAATAATCCAAGATCAACAAAtttaaaatgcaaaaaaccCACAAATTAATCATagaaaaaataaccaaaaaaaagaaaaaagaaaaaggacaaaGCTTGGAATTAGAAGCCTAAAAGAAACACAAATATATTTGCACACATGAAACGACATATCCAACGACAAACTCACAGAACAAGCTGACTTGAGAGAAACAGCAACTCATCTCCACTCTCTACAACAGTCACAACAACAATTAAGTCGCCGATCCATACAAAGTCACAATCCCGGCTAACTAAAGCACAGAGTTTATTCATGCATCATCATACATTAATTGCATGCACAATATTCCATCAAGTATCTTGATCTGGGGAACCTTTAATCTGCTGCTGAGCCTGCTGCCCAAAATGTTCAGCTTTGTCCCTCATCTCCTTAGCTGCATGAGCAATCTTTTCTCTCGCACGATCCAGCTGATCTGCACCGATGGGGTGCTTCCCAGTCGCATAcctgaaaagaaaataaagctaaaatgaGCAATCTTTTCTATCACATGATCCAGCTGATCTGCACCGATAGGGTGCTTTCCAGTCGCATACCTGAACATCCAGTAGAAAATAAAGGTGGCAGTTACGCCAAGACCTCCAGAGATGAAGAACCCTGCAAGAATCAGAAAGAAGGTTACAGCAGCTGGGACTAGCACAGGACTGAAAATCACCAAAAGGGGCGTTGCCAAAACTAGGCCTATCACTGCTCCAGCCAGTGTCAGCCCCGATAGAACCATGAGTGAACCCCCCACGGTGACTGCTGTGGTGGTTTTTATCACCTGACTAGTTGAGTGCTGTGTCTGCGGCTGGTCAGGGCGGGTtgccattttttttccaattttttgttGGGATTTTCAGTACAATGGATGGAAATGGAGTTGGGATGTGAATTTGAGAAGGGAAAGTGGAGAGAATGGAGCTGGTGGTGTGGAAAAGGATGTGTGtgtaataaaataatataacCAAGGCTGGCTGGTCGTGGTGGTGTCACGTGAGGGGAGGGTCGAGTGTGACGTGTACGGTGCATGAAATGGATTGTTTGGGTGGCTGACACGTATGTTTTCCGGGCTGATAATCTAGTAAGGGAAACCAAACACTGGGATGTGGATGGAAGATTGTCGTCTCCTgggtgataataataatattcgGTTGTAGACCTGCTTCACGGTTTTACGCTGTTACTATTTGTTTTTTGATGTATACATCCTTAGATGCAGTGATGCATATATCCTTTACTACTTTACTAGCAAAAAGTGAACGAAGAAGATGTGCTTAATTGATATGTCAGCTCCTGAATGGGAAGTTCAAAACTGAAAAATAAATTCTTGCTGTATCTATATCGTGTAAGCAAAATGAATTTGGCCCTTTTCTGAGAGGTTTGTAAGGATCATAAATATCTACCTTAGGTTTTAGAAATCATTCTACTAGAGCCCATATCGTGTAATGTTGTAGTTTATTTTTGGAAGTAATAGATGATTTTATTGATAAACTAGATTTTATAGTATTTGAGCAACGGCCCATATCGT from Coffea eugenioides isolate CCC68of chromosome 8, Ceug_1.0, whole genome shotgun sequence encodes the following:
- the LOC113781302 gene encoding oleosin 1-like; the encoded protein is MATRPDQPQTQHSTSQVIKTTTAVTVGGSLMVLSGLTLAGAVIGLVLATPLLVIFSPVLVPAAVTFFLILAGFFISGGLGVTATFIFYWMFRYATGKHPIGADQLDRAREKIAHAAKEMRDKAEHFGQQAQQQIKGSPDQDT